A region of the Agromyces sp. CF514 genome:
GGCATCGGCGTCGGCGGCATCATCGGCGGGTTCTACGTGAACGTCGAGGCGCCCGAGACGTTCGTCACGATCTTCCTCGTCGACGCGGCCAGCGCGCTCATTCCCATGGCCCTGCTGCTCGGGCCGCTGCGGCACGTGCGCACGCAGGCCGACGCGCCCGCCGACGGCGAGGCCGCAGAAGGGGGCGGGTACCTGCAGATCATCCGCCGGCCGGCCGTGATCTGGGTGACCCTGCTCACCTTCGTCGCGATGTTCGTCGGATACGGGCAGATGGAGGCCGGCTTCCCCGCGTTCGCCCGGCAGGTCGCCGAGGTGCCGACCAGCACGATCGGCTTCGCGTTCGCCGCGAACACGCTCGTGATCGTGCTGCTGCAGTTCGCGGTGCTGAAGCGGATCTCCGGCAGGCGGCGCACGCGCGTCATGTGGGTCATGGCGCTCGTCTGGGCCGTCTCCTGGCTGCTGCTCGGCGCGACCGGACTCGTGCCCGGCACCTTCGCCGCCACGATCGGCGTCATCGCCTTCATGGCCGTCTTCGCGTTCGGCGAGACACTGCTGCAGCCGACGGTTCCGGCCGTGTACAACGACCTCGCTTCCGACCACAACCGCGGTCGCTACAACGCCGTCAACTCCGCCGCGTTCCAGGGCGGCGCGATCGCCGGGCCGATCGCCGCGGGATTCCTGCTCGACCACGGCCTGCACGGCGTGTTCATCGGCATCATGGTCGTCTGCTGCCTCGGC
Encoded here:
- a CDS encoding MFS transporter — protein: MNGIRGFWRALPTEGRWLLSTVAIQTLGRGLTLPFTIIYLHEVRGFDLALSGTLMGLIAVVGLIVTGPGGSLIDRYGARRILIVGLIAMLLGNVLLAFATHPAVAAVGLVLIGVNFGVSWPGFNALIASVVTGDLRQQYFGINFALVNLGIGVGGIIGGFYVNVEAPETFVTIFLVDAASALIPMALLLGPLRHVRTQADAPADGEAAEGGGYLQIIRRPAVIWVTLLTFVAMFVGYGQMEAGFPAFARQVAEVPTSTIGFAFAANTLVIVLLQFAVLKRISGRRRTRVMWVMALVWAVSWLLLGATGLVPGTFAATIGVIAFMAVFAFGETLLQPTVPAVYNDLASDHNRGRYNAVNSAAFQGGAIAGPIAAGFLLDHGLHGVFIGIMVVCCLGIGVMALALERRITPAVNGVVEPQPVVD